The following nucleotide sequence is from Cricetulus griseus strain 17A/GY chromosome 9, alternate assembly CriGri-PICRH-1.0, whole genome shotgun sequence.
caggtctctgtgagtttgagatccgcatgtctacagagtgagttccaggacaaccggaactatgtaatgagaccctgtctcaaaaacacaaagaaataagtgAATGTGATTTACCACACCAGAAACTGTTCAGACAAAACATGATCTCGTGCAAagtcaaagtgaaaaaaaataataataaagtcagaCTCAGGACAAGAAACTCAGTACATGGAGCCTTTATGTCCATGGATTTTATCTCTATGCAGCAAACAATCTACAGATCGGGAACTATAGACAGTGTAAAACACATGCAGTCCGATCCCCTGTCAGTATCCCAAATTCACATGGATGACTGGGGTCTAAGCAGCATGGGTGTTGGTCATCAGGAACCGTCTGAGCATGAGAAAAGCTGTGTTTACTCTATGCAAACTCTGCAGCATTTTAACAGGGACTCTGAGCTGTCACAGCTTTTAGAGAGTGTGAGGCACCTGGCAGTTCCCTCTGGATTCTGAGGCCTGAGTTCATATGGGATTCAGAACCTGAGGCATACTTTACTTCTTTGCAATTCTGTTCCTATAcctaggccttttttttttttttaagggtggagtggggatttcttttatttttatttattttatgtgcattggtggtttGTCTATATGTCactcttggagttacagacaggcaCGACCTgccatatggctgctgggatttgaacccaggtcctccagatgagcagccagtgctcttaactgctgagtcatctctccagccccttactgaggtctatttttaaaacactgtgtAACTGGACTGGCCTTGTACTCATGTTCCTCCTGacttgtgttttatttgggaaTGGAAGGTTTATGTCGCCATGATGGCAGTCTGTGTCTTCACTGCTAACTTTCTCCTATAACTTTTTCAAGCTTTGAACTCTAGGGAACATGAAAATCTCAGCGCTGTGGTATAGGAAGAGAGAAGACATTAGCCATAAGCCACCACAAAGAGCAGTGGGTTACTCCTCCTGGAGCTGAAGGAGTTGGAGACCTCACACTGATAGATCCCTGCGTCTGCCCTCCAGACAGGATTGATGGTGAGCTTGTGCTTTTCAGATGACAGAGTGGTCCTCTCTGTTAAATTGAGGGGCTTGTAATTGAAGAACCAATTGATGTCAACTCCAGTGTCTGGTGTCACACAGGTGAAAATTGAAACATTCTTTCGTCTCTTTACTGTAGTGTGGTTGAGTTGCAAGTAGGGCTGTGTCACAATTGctgtaaagaaacagaagagaacaaatgAGAGATCTCAGCCCCTCTCTGCTTCACGGGCACCTAATGAGGCCTTTTCAATGGAGGAATTCAGGGCCGAGGCTATAGCCAGAAATTTTGTGCTTGTGATCTGCCACCTATGGCCTGTGTGGCCCTGAGTTAGCCCTGTATCTCCCGGGTCTCTGTTTCTCTATAGTAGGATACATGGGGAGTGATCATTGCCATGTCTGTGAGTTAACCTTAAATAAGGACCTGACCTTGCCATGGGGGAGCTACCCAAATCTGGGGAGTCTATTACCATTTTCCTAGCTGTCAGAGTTCTCTGGGATGGAGCCCTGATGATAAATAGTTCTCATTAGTACCTGCAAACCTATGAGAAAAGTTTGCTGATGGCTTGGGTACCAGTCCAGCTTTGCTCTCCATGAAGTCTTCAGGGGACCCTGCTTAGATGTGGCTGTCACAGCAATGGGATGGCTGCTTACACATGCCATTAAAGCCTTGTTCTCTGTCAGACCTAACAGGAAATCCAAACCCAGCCCTGGAGACAAGGTCCCCAGGGTCACCTGGGGTGGAGTCTGGGAGAGGTCTGGATTTGGGGCTTCCTGGGTCTCCCATCTGTGTGAGGATCTCAAGTTCTCCTCAGCCCTGGCCTGCCTGAGTCTCTCAGGGTCCATCCCTGTCTGCACCATGTTCATAAGGACAGCCTCAAGAGTCTTGACTGAGTCTACTGTCCTTAGCCCAGTTACCCACTGCAGGTCCTCCCCTCTGCTGGGTGGATTTGGGTGATGGATTTTCATCTATGGCAGTTTAACTCCTCCATGTGTGTCCTGCACTAAAGGCTCAAACCCCAATGAGGGGACACAAGGCAGAGGGGAGCTAAGCACAAGGCAGCCCTGACACGCCTGTGTTTAGTGGAATAAACTCCACCCAACACCCACCAGTCACAGAGAGTCACTTACTGTACACTTGAAGGTGGACATATGTTATTTCATAGAGGTCATCTGATCCAAAGATTTCTAGGGTGTAGATCCCGGTGTCTTCCTGGGTGACATTCTGGAGCAGCATGGATCCATCCATATATATTTCTTCCCTGCCGCTGATTTGATTCCCAAGTTTAAGTGAACCCTTGGCCTTTTCATAATGGGCAATTGTAAAATCTTCGTTTGCATCTTTCCCTTTGTaccagtgaaaggagagaaggttCACTGCCTGGCTAGGAACAGAGAGAAGAACCCTGGCTCCTTTGGCAGCAGAGAACCGAATTTCTTTAGTAGTTCTTAGCGCCTTGGTGGGTGAGGTCCAGCAAGCTAAAAGTGAGGCTAGAAGAGAGAAAAGCCCATCAGTATTAGGCCCACTGTGTGCTGAGCAGGGGAGTGCAGCCTTGGTGTGTAGTTGTGGGTGTGCCAGGACTTGGTGCAGGAAAGCAACAGGAAGCCAAAGCCTGTTCCCTCCATCCCTCAGTGCCCCTGGAGCTGTGTCCTCTGCATGGAACTCTCTCCTCCAGTGTCTGCATGGCCCCCCTCACCGCCCTCAGGTCAATGCTCACACTCAGGAGTGagtatgtgtgggggtggggatgcagTCCTTGACCTCCTCCTCTAGAGACCCTGGGTCATCCCTTTTCAACTTCTTACTCTGTTCCTTCTGTGTTTGCAGTCAATCCCTGGCTTGTTCCCACTCCTAACACTCCCTATTTCCTGCCAGCTTCCAGCTGAGCAGCCTCTGTCCCTCCTTGTGCTCTCTCCCCTCAggctgaagcagagagagagtctCTTCCCAGGATGCTTCCTGTCAGAGCGCCCTCTCCACACCTCTGCAGGCCTGGTCTCACCTGTGAGCAGGAGCCCtttgcagagaagcagagaaggggactccatggtctctgctcccTTGGTGCAGTCCTGATGTCAGCCCTGCTGGTGTCCTTCCCTCTTATGTCTCCTGTCCTTAGCCCCAGGGGCATCTCTCAGAGTCACATGCGAGGTGAGCA
It contains:
- the LOC100765079 gene encoding carcinoembryonic antigen-related cell adhesion molecule 15 yields the protein MESPSLLLCKGLLLTASLLACWTSPTKALRTTKEIRFSAAKGARVLLSVPSQAVNLLSFHWYKGKDANEDFTIAHYEKAKGSLKLGNQISGREEIYMDGSMLLQNVTQEDTGIYTLEIFGSDDLYEITYVHLQVYTIVTQPYLQLNHTTVKRRKNVSIFTCVTPDTGVDINWFFNYKPLNLTERTTLSSEKHKLTINPVWRADAGIYQCEVSNSFSSRRSNPLLFVVAYG